TCTTGTAGTCGTCGAAGTCCATCTTCGTGAACTAGGCGAAACATCTCTCGCCCTCGCAGCGAGCGAGTCCGAAGTCGATGATGCTCGCCTGCGCTCGCCTCTCGCCGACCACGACGCACACGTTGTCCTGGTTGAGGTCCAGGTGCGTCACGCCGATCGCGTGTAGGCGCTCGAGGGCGGCGCTTATCTGTTCGAGGACGTCCTCCAGCTGCTCGCTGGAGAGCAGCTTCTGCTCGACGCACCGCTCGAGCGTGACTCCGGCGTAGCGGCTGACGATGACGTAGTCCTCACCCTCGAGGACGACGGCTTCAATCTGCTACACGCCGTCCATTCCCCGGACCTTGCACAGGGCTCGAACCTCCCGCTCGAAGGACCTCTCCTCCGTGCGCTCCATCTGCTTCATCACGAGCTTCTCGAGGCCGTTCGAGACCAGGTTGGTGACCCCAAAGGCGCCGAGGCCGAGGAATGTCGTGCGCCAGGCTCTCGTCAGCTCGAGGCAGTAGGCCTTGGTCCACACGGGCACCTGGTGTGCCGTCAGCTCCGTCAGAACGGACTCCATGCGGGCATTTAAGTGGGCGAGAGAAGAAAGGGCTCATCCGCGCTCTCCCAGAGGGCAAGCGAGTCGCTGCCTTATGCGTTCGAGGTAGaggttgtgtgtgcttgtgtgtgtgtgtgtgtgtgtgtgtttgtgtttgtgtttgtgtttgtgtgtgtgt
The Penaeus monodon isolate SGIC_2016 unplaced genomic scaffold, NSTDA_Pmon_1 PmonScaffold_26053, whole genome shotgun sequence DNA segment above includes these coding regions:
- the LOC119570405 gene encoding calcium/calmodulin-dependent protein kinase type 1D-like; this encodes MESVLTELTAHQVPVWTKAYCLELTRAWRTTFLGLGAFGVTNLVSNGLEKLVMKQMERTEERSFEREIEAVVLEGEDYVIVSRYAGVTLERCVEQKLLSSEQLEDVLEQISAALERLHAIGVTHLDLNQDNVCVVVGERRAQASIIDFGLARCEGERCFA